AGTGGCATTCAGTTACACAACATTTTAGGTAAGAAAAAGAGATGGTTTCTAATAACTCAGTGATGtcatatttaatttatatgtatAAGTTAAATATCCATATAATTTGCTGTTGACTTCAGGTAGGCAGGTATTGCACTAAGCAAACATTCGCTACTATAAATTGTgtccttaaagagattctgtcatgacttttataGCATAGTTTTTGTCACTTAATTACTCTGTGTGCATTGCACGTAAATCGTTctactatttacattttattattgaacCAATACATTTTGGATCAaaatttgttgtaatattggtgtgtagagaaccatctcaggtaattttgcctggtcatgaacTTTTCAGAAAAAGttagcatttcacaatgtaactgCTTTCATATAGGACACTGAAGGATTCACAACTTGGGTAAGCTGGACTTGGAGCAGATCactagtttatcagagcacaagtcacatgactggtggcacctGGAAAACTAGCAACATGcgccatggcagatttcaaaattaagaacAATACGCTTGCTCtttggaaaaatggatttcaatgcaggattctgctggaggaccactattaaatgatgcattttgtaaaacaaCGTGTTTTCCAATGACAAAATCCCTTTGCAGTTTCTTTTgataatttatttcatttattgcattttaaggATACTGTGGCTTAATGAACATAAATACAAAAACTTGGAACATTTGACTTGATGATTCTTCCAAAAAACTCTCTGATGTCCTGGTTCCTAAGACTGTATACAATTGGATTAAATAATGGAGTCATCACAGTGTGAAGCAAAGAGAGGAGCCTGTTGATATGCTTCAGGGAGTCTCTGGATGGAACAACATAAACAACAGTTATTGATCCATAATACAAGAACAGTACGGCCAGGTGAGAGCTACAGATGGAGAAATCCTTGTGCCTTCCACTTGTGGATGGTATTTTCACAATAGCAAGAACAATGTGTGTATATGTCCCCACAACGAATACATCCAGAATGGGTTgaatatcacagaaaaaaaattaattttcattgtTACTGCAGAAATCAAGCTGATTCAGTGAAAAGGTTATAACCAATAACAAGACGCAACTTAGGAACCAAGACAAGAGAACAAGGTGTAGACAAAACTGAAAGCTCATGCTGGAATGGTAGAGCAAAGGATTATAGTTGGTCAGGTATCAATCAAAAGACATGACTGTAAGTAGAAAACTCTGTAATTGTGGACAAACCAAACAAATAGAACTGTGTGAGGCATCCAGTAATAGATATGATATGTCTAGCTGTCAGAAATTTAGGAGCAACGTTTATAGTGAGAAGAATTTCACACAAGGAGACCAGTAACTCTAGTGGCTTAGTTGTTGATGTGAACAAAAGTGGGGACAGCGGGCAGCCCTGCGTAGTAACCCTTTTTAGCAGAATTTGTtgggaaagtaatttaaaaaaacatagacaGAATTTTATCTatgaacagttgtagcatagtgaaaATGAGCTTCACTAACAATGTAGGGAAATGTTCATGCTCTTGTAGAGCTAATACATGAATTAACTTAAACAAAATGTACCTGTTGCCCCATCTGGTTTTCTTGGATGCTTATTGCATTATTTAAAAGATTTACAAACTTACTTCTCTTTTAGTTCCATATAATTGACTGTATGATTTTACATGATAACCTTTTTTTCAACATCAAgcacatttatgaaaaaacttatataaaaaaaaaacttcaacagaATTTAAATGTTTGCCCCCATAGACAAATTTAATTTTGGGCACAAACAGACAAACAATCAACTTTAAGCCCTCCAAGTGTgcgtatacataaatacatatagagTATTCATTTCTGTTCCCATTCAACATACTGATTACTAATGCCTGCAAGAATGGACACTATCATTTCTTTCACTATGATTACCAGAAGATCCCATCTTTttcaaaatattacatttgaGAGAGGCTTCATGATTCAATGTGACTATAGTATTTACACTATTCTTGCTAGTAAAGATTTtaatatgtttcctttttttattcagaattttacTTAAAGTGTCTCTAATCTCCCGATTCCTCAGACTGTATATAAGTGGGTTAAGTAACGGTGTGATGACTGTATATAGTAAAGATAGAGACTTGTTTGCATCTAGAGAACTTCCTCTATATGGTACAACATAAATGATGATGAGAGGGCTGTAGTATGAGCACACAGAGGTGAGGTGGGCACTGCAGGTTGAAAAGGCTTTCtttctgcctacagaggaggagATCCTAAGAATTGtcacaaaaatacatatataagtaATGATAATGAATGTAAAGGCTGCAATTACTGTTGGGATGGAAATTACCAGAACTTCTATTCTCACAACTGAGGTGTCtgagcaagagagttccagaagTGGTTCATAGTCACAGAAATAATGATCAATAATATTGGAGGCGCAGAACTGCAATTGGCATATAAATGATACTGTTACCAACATTACTAAGAAACTCAACAACCAAGAACATAAAACCAAAGTATGACAAATCTGGATGTTCATTAGATTGGAGTAACGCAATGGGTTACAGATGGCCAAGTATCGATCATATGACATAATAGTGAGAAAAAGAGACTCTACGCCCCCTGAGGCAATGTAGAAATAAAACTGCATGAAACAACAAATAATTGGCATGGAGCTCCCTTCTTCC
Above is a genomic segment from Xenopus laevis strain J_2021 chromosome 3L, Xenopus_laevis_v10.1, whole genome shotgun sequence containing:
- the LOC121401319 gene encoding olfactory receptor 510-like translates to MEGNRTVATEFFLLGFQQYSSHKIFVFISLLLIYLMTLTGDLMIILLVSTNQQLQSPMYYFLKHLSLSEIIATTNIVPNMLYNILEEGSSMPIICCFMQFYFYIASGGVESLFLTIMSYDRYLAICNPLRYSNLMNIQICHTLVLCSWLLSFLVMLVTVSFICQLQFCASNIIDHYFCDYEPLLELSCSDTSVVRIEVLVISIPTVIAAFTFIIITYICIFVTILRISSSVGRKKAFSTCSAHLTSVCSYYSPLIIIYVVPYRGSSLDANKSLSLLYTVITPLLNPLIYSLRNREIRDTLSKILNKKRKHIKIFTSKNSILLLSWTRNYIQDYILRNGIIGNQHGFMKCFLQPYLLMDGLSSQICLLAQHHLFSCMFTVYTLKKSRFLSSSVQSPLSSWDFHGSNYIIQLSFAPQVLPVNLTKVDVPAAGSLIQDFKNIWPVSPSPVLLDGHQEFEHCGFLQI